Proteins encoded in a region of the Mucispirillum schaedleri ASF457 genome:
- a CDS encoding CdaR family protein — MLNNKTLLKILSILIALGMWIMVVSGHEETKEMTVPVKLINVSGGKVAISDYPNVSITIKGAARLMQSLANSDVLLDIDVTVFPNGQSIRRILPADFKTPLGLEVIDVKPSELRITLDNITAKEVRVLPSTIGEVKQGYMLESITLKPNSVSVTGAKSILSKLENISTIPINLSERNENFVQNVLLKDYDGVTKIQPSSVEVRVKLKENMVEHEFINVPVECMNLKGNLMVANTPSLSYVKVRGREDIIDTFLDTVTFVTDCSNINGPGSYTGSVAYRTNLVIDILNLEPQTINIEIKER; from the coding sequence ATGTTAAATAATAAAACTTTATTAAAAATTCTTAGTATATTAATTGCTCTTGGTATGTGGATAATGGTTGTATCTGGTCATGAAGAAACAAAAGAGATGACTGTTCCTGTTAAGCTTATTAATGTATCAGGTGGTAAAGTTGCAATTTCAGATTATCCAAATGTATCAATAACAATAAAAGGTGCTGCACGCCTTATGCAGTCGCTTGCTAATTCTGATGTTCTGCTTGATATTGATGTGACTGTATTTCCTAATGGTCAGTCTATTAGAAGAATACTGCCTGCAGACTTTAAAACACCACTTGGGCTTGAAGTGATTGATGTAAAACCATCAGAGCTGCGTATTACTCTTGATAATATTACAGCAAAAGAAGTGCGTGTTCTTCCATCTACAATTGGTGAAGTAAAGCAGGGATATATGCTGGAAAGCATTACATTAAAGCCAAATTCTGTTAGTGTAACTGGTGCTAAAAGTATATTATCTAAACTTGAAAATATTTCAACAATCCCTATAAACCTATCTGAAAGAAATGAAAATTTTGTTCAGAATGTTTTATTAAAAGATTATGATGGTGTTACTAAAATCCAGCCCTCATCAGTTGAAGTGCGTGTTAAATTAAAAGAAAATATGGTAGAGCATGAATTTATAAATGTTCCTGTAGAATGTATGAATTTAAAAGGTAATTTAATGGTAGCAAATACTCCGTCACTTTCTTATGTAAAAGTAAGGGGACGAGAAGATATTATAGATACTTTTTTAGATACAGTAACTTTTGTTACAGACTGTAGTAACATAAATGGTCCTGGAAGTTACACTGGTTCAGTTGCATATAGAACAAATTTAGTGATTGATATATTAAACTTAGAGCCGCAGACAATAAATATAGAGATAAAAGAAAGATGA
- the kdsB gene encoding 3-deoxy-manno-octulosonate cytidylyltransferase — protein MSAVIIPARYGSTRFPGKVLADIDGKPMIVRVAEQAVQTSADKVIVVTDNEKVYEVCSNIKKVSVMMSPSDLSTGTDRVAYAAKNIDDDIIINVQGDEPFIPPVLIEQLIQGLKNDKSLKMITACVPFADINNSENPSAVKVILDKNDYAVYFSRYPVPYNRDNIEGVVRYRHIGIYGFRHDYLFEFASQERTYLEKCENLEQLRALENGVKIKVVKTDYNPLSVDTLEDLQNILKILSMRNK, from the coding sequence ATGAGTGCAGTAATAATTCCAGCCAGATATGGCTCAACAAGATTTCCAGGTAAAGTTCTTGCAGATATTGATGGTAAGCCAATGATTGTAAGGGTGGCAGAGCAGGCAGTGCAGACTTCTGCTGATAAAGTAATTGTTGTTACAGATAATGAAAAAGTATATGAAGTATGCTCTAATATAAAAAAAGTTTCTGTTATGATGAGCCCTTCAGATTTATCTACAGGAACAGACAGAGTAGCGTATGCTGCAAAAAATATTGATGATGATATTATTATTAATGTGCAGGGAGATGAGCCTTTTATTCCTCCAGTATTAATTGAGCAGTTAATACAAGGGTTAAAAAATGATAAGTCTCTTAAAATGATAACAGCATGTGTGCCTTTTGCAGATATTAATAATTCTGAAAATCCATCAGCAGTAAAAGTTATTCTTGATAAAAATGATTATGCTGTTTATTTTTCAAGATATCCTGTTCCATATAACAGAGATAATATTGAGGGTGTGGTTAGATACCGTCATATAGGTATTTATGGTTTCAGGCATGATTATTTATTTGAATTTGCTTCACAGGAACGGACTTACTTAGAAAAATGCGAAAATTTAGAGCAGCTTAGAGCTTTAGAAAATGGTGTTAAAATAAAAGTAGTAAAAACAGATTACAACCCGTTATCTGTTGATACTCTTGAAGATTTGCAAAATATTTTAAAAATTTTAAGTATGAGGAATAAATAA
- the rpoN gene encoding RNA polymerase factor sigma-54, whose translation MNNLNQNLDIKNTLQTTVFITPQMKQSLAILQMPIVELEQELSNILEENPVLEAVEDDGSDDLYDFDNNESNNLSEDIEDTQDKDKNLDNLVEKVTGDDWEEYIGYEKLDDISYKSTNDENSFDIEQVIGAKESLYEHLMYQLNINIIDKEERLIGEYIIGNLSEDGYFRIDIKDACSELSVEESLFEKVLDIIKTFTPSGIASSSLQECVIVQIKDMNCDAVYVDLAEELLAGYSAELAAFKYDDILKGMSIERDTFDYLLQLIKKTDPRPGLNFSGSDTKFITPDVFIVPNEESFDIIVNEKGIPNIRLNNYYIKMLQGSNLDSEAKTYIKDKVKNAVWVIESLQKRQKAIYKVVKSIVGFQGEFLQYGISMLKPLKLKDIAESTGLHESTVSRVTSGKYAMTKHGLIELKSFFSKSLESQDGDMSIGVIKQKIKELIDEEDKEVCLSDQRIVELMEEKGIKIARRTVAKYRDEMNIPTMSQRRRLRR comes from the coding sequence ATGAATAATTTAAATCAGAATCTTGATATAAAAAATACACTGCAGACTACTGTTTTTATTACACCACAAATGAAACAGTCTCTTGCTATTCTGCAAATGCCAATAGTGGAGCTTGAGCAGGAGCTTTCTAATATTTTAGAAGAAAACCCTGTATTAGAAGCTGTTGAAGATGATGGCAGTGATGATTTATATGATTTTGATAATAATGAAAGTAATAATTTATCTGAAGATATAGAAGATACTCAGGATAAAGATAAAAATCTTGATAATCTTGTTGAAAAAGTTACTGGTGATGACTGGGAAGAATATATAGGATATGAAAAACTTGATGATATAAGTTATAAATCTACAAATGATGAAAATAGTTTTGATATAGAGCAGGTCATTGGTGCAAAAGAATCTCTTTATGAGCATTTAATGTATCAGTTAAATATTAATATTATTGATAAAGAAGAAAGACTTATTGGTGAGTATATTATTGGTAATCTTTCAGAAGATGGATATTTTAGAATAGATATAAAAGATGCTTGCAGCGAACTTAGTGTGGAAGAAAGTTTATTTGAAAAAGTTTTAGATATAATAAAAACTTTTACTCCATCAGGTATTGCATCATCCAGCCTGCAGGAATGTGTTATTGTTCAAATCAAAGATATGAACTGTGATGCTGTATATGTTGATTTAGCTGAAGAATTATTAGCTGGCTATTCTGCAGAACTTGCAGCTTTTAAATATGATGATATATTAAAAGGTATGAGTATTGAAAGAGATACTTTTGATTATTTACTGCAGTTGATTAAAAAAACTGACCCGCGTCCCGGGCTTAATTTTTCAGGCAGTGATACAAAATTTATTACACCAGATGTTTTTATAGTGCCAAATGAAGAAAGTTTTGATATAATAGTTAATGAAAAAGGTATTCCTAATATAAGGCTTAATAATTACTACATAAAAATGCTGCAGGGTAGTAATTTAGACAGCGAAGCAAAAACTTATATTAAGGATAAAGTAAAAAATGCTGTATGGGTAATTGAAAGCCTGCAAAAAAGGCAGAAAGCTATATATAAAGTTGTCAAATCTATTGTAGGTTTTCAGGGAGAATTTTTGCAGTATGGTATAAGTATGCTGAAACCTTTAAAATTAAAAGATATTGCAGAATCTACAGGGCTTCATGAGTCAACAGTCAGCCGTGTAACTTCTGGTAAGTATGCTATGACAAAACATGGCTTGATAGAGCTTAAATCATTTTTTTCTAAAAGCCTTGAAAGTCAAGATGGCGATATGTCAATAGGTGTTATAAAACAAAAAATAAAAGAGCTGATTGACGAAGAAGATAAAGAAGTCTGTCTTTCCGACCAGCGAATAGTAGAGTTAATGGAAGAAAAAGGTATAAAAATTGCAAGACGCACTGTTGCGAAATATAGAGATGAGATGAATATTCCAACAATGTCGCAAAGAAGAAGGCTAAGGAGGTAA
- a CDS encoding CTP synthase, translating to MAKYIFVTGGVLSSLGKGITAASLGALLESRGYKVALRKFDPYLNYGPGTMSPLQHGEIFVTADGCEGDLDLGHYERFTKTNTDKHSDITSGKIYYTVIERERKGEYLGATVQVIPHITDEIKGCITAGAEDYDIVIVEIGGTVGDIESLPFLETIRQMKFDLKENDVLFLHVTLVPYIKSAGELKTKPTQHSVRQLHEIGISPDILVCRSEYPLSEGVRNKLALFCNVGKSSVINCMDAATIYQVPLVLNEEGLDSEVIKKLGLEEREYDLSKWQDIVKRIKQPKDTVSVAVVGKYLETKDAYLSLTEALLHGAVANYLKVDIKWIDAEKLEEKMASEYLSSVDCILIPAGFGERGMEGKINAVNFARTKDIPFLGISMGLQAAVIEYARNVLKLEDARSAEMTKPEHSQNLVIDYKHDEHYNEEMGASMRLGSYVTSLMEGSLVKEIYNTDTVTERHRHRLEINNKYRNALESAGMVISGNNEESGFADIIELSSHRWFIATQFCPEFQSKPFNPHPLYNAFIQAAYKYKQDKNNLSGD from the coding sequence ATGGCAAAGTATATTTTTGTAACCGGTGGTGTATTATCATCATTAGGTAAGGGGATTACAGCAGCTTCCCTTGGGGCTCTACTTGAATCAAGAGGGTATAAAGTTGCTTTAAGAAAGTTTGACCCATATTTAAACTATGGTCCTGGCACAATGAGCCCTTTGCAGCATGGTGAAATATTTGTTACAGCAGATGGCTGTGAAGGTGATTTAGATTTAGGTCATTACGAAAGATTTACCAAAACAAATACTGACAAACATTCAGACATTACATCTGGTAAAATATACTATACTGTTATTGAAAGAGAACGCAAAGGTGAATATCTTGGTGCAACGGTGCAGGTTATTCCTCATATAACTGATGAAATAAAAGGCTGTATAACAGCTGGTGCAGAAGATTATGATATAGTAATTGTAGAAATTGGAGGCACAGTTGGAGATATTGAAAGTCTGCCATTTTTAGAAACAATCAGGCAGATGAAATTTGATTTAAAAGAAAATGATGTATTATTTTTACATGTTACTCTGGTGCCTTATATTAAAAGTGCAGGAGAGCTTAAAACAAAACCAACTCAACATTCAGTGCGTCAGTTACATGAGATAGGTATCAGCCCTGATATTTTAGTGTGCAGAAGTGAATATCCACTTAGCGAAGGCGTTAGAAACAAACTTGCATTATTCTGTAATGTGGGAAAATCATCAGTGATTAACTGTATGGATGCTGCTACAATTTATCAAGTTCCACTTGTATTAAATGAAGAAGGTTTAGACAGTGAAGTTATAAAAAAACTGGGACTTGAAGAAAGGGAATATGATTTATCAAAATGGCAGGATATTGTAAAGCGCATAAAACAGCCAAAAGATACAGTTTCTGTTGCAGTTGTTGGTAAATATCTTGAAACAAAAGATGCGTATTTAAGCCTAACAGAAGCATTGCTTCATGGAGCAGTTGCAAACTATTTAAAAGTAGATATAAAATGGATAGATGCTGAAAAACTGGAAGAAAAAATGGCTAGTGAGTATTTAAGCAGTGTTGATTGTATATTAATTCCTGCAGGCTTTGGTGAGCGTGGGATGGAAGGCAAAATAAATGCTGTAAATTTTGCTAGAACAAAAGATATTCCATTTTTAGGTATATCTATGGGTTTGCAGGCAGCAGTAATTGAATATGCAAGAAATGTATTAAAATTAGAAGATGCAAGAAGTGCTGAGATGACAAAACCAGAACATTCCCAAAATCTTGTTATTGATTATAAGCATGATGAACATTATAATGAAGAAATGGGTGCATCTATGCGTCTTGGCTCTTATGTAACTTCTTTAATGGAAGGCAGCCTTGTAAAAGAAATTTATAATACTGATACTGTAACAGAAAGACACAGACACAGGCTTGAAATAAATAATAAATATAGAAATGCATTAGAAAGTGCTGGTATGGTAATATCTGGAAATAATGAAGAAAGTGGCTTTGCAGATATTATTGAGTTAAGTTCTCATAGGTGGTTTATAGCTACTCAATTCTGCCCAGAATTTCAGTCAAAACCATTTAATCCACATCCGCTTTATAATGCTTTTATTCAGGCTGCTTATAAATATAAACAGGATAAAAATAACTTATCCGGTGATTAA
- the acpS gene encoding holo-ACP synthase yields MLGCDIIEIERIEKSILKFGDNFLKHILSDNEIVLYNKRGKKAEFAAGRFAAKEAVSKALGTGIGIDYRFTDIEILPNEHGKPYVYLKSQKKENIEISISHSRMNAVAVCIIKEAE; encoded by the coding sequence ATGCTTGGTTGTGATATTATAGAAATAGAAAGAATAGAAAAATCTATTTTAAAATTTGGGGATAATTTTTTAAAACATATACTTTCAGATAATGAGATAGTATTATATAATAAACGGGGTAAAAAGGCTGAGTTTGCAGCAGGCAGATTTGCGGCAAAAGAAGCTGTTTCAAAAGCATTAGGCACAGGTATAGGCATAGACTACAGATTTACAGATATAGAGATACTGCCAAATGAACATGGCAAACCTTATGTTTATTTAAAAAGTCAAAAAAAAGAAAATATTGAAATATCTATATCACATTCCCGTATGAATGCTGTTGCGGTATGTATTATTAAAGAGGCAGAATGA
- a CDS encoding KpsF/GutQ family sugar-phosphate isomerase — MDNKDIINFGINTFQIEIEAMKKAMNSLSESFAQAVNIILGCKGRVVVIGMGKSGIIGKKIAATLASTGTPAFFMHPAEGMHGDLGMLVKGDVVIGISNSGETDEMKVLLPLIKRLGSKLISIVGKADSTLGRESDCILDASVGKEACPLNLAPTASTTVALAIGDALAVALVECRGFKAEDFAMFHPSGSLGKRLLTTVGDLMHTCDAVPVVNENDTVENAVKEINEKKFGCTAVVDNNNKLTGIITDGDLRRAISKYSSVHQLKVPEIMTRSPKMIVKYELAAKALHIMEEYKISSLFIIDKEQHPEGIIHFQDLLKFGLV, encoded by the coding sequence ATGGATAACAAAGATATAATTAATTTTGGAATAAATACTTTTCAAATAGAAATAGAAGCTATGAAAAAAGCTATGAACAGCTTATCAGAAAGTTTCGCTCAGGCTGTTAATATAATTTTAGGCTGTAAAGGCAGAGTTGTGGTTATTGGAATGGGAAAATCAGGTATTATTGGTAAAAAAATAGCTGCAACATTAGCAAGCACAGGAACACCTGCTTTTTTTATGCATCCAGCAGAGGGTATGCATGGTGATTTAGGTATGCTTGTAAAAGGTGATGTGGTAATAGGTATCTCTAACAGTGGGGAAACTGACGAAATGAAAGTGCTTTTGCCATTAATTAAAAGACTTGGTTCAAAATTAATTTCAATAGTTGGTAAGGCTGATTCTACATTAGGCAGAGAAAGCGACTGTATTCTTGATGCATCAGTTGGAAAAGAAGCATGTCCTTTAAACCTTGCACCCACTGCAAGTACGACTGTAGCTTTAGCAATAGGTGATGCTTTAGCTGTTGCTCTTGTTGAATGTCGTGGATTTAAAGCAGAAGATTTTGCAATGTTTCACCCATCAGGCTCACTTGGTAAAAGACTGCTTACTACAGTAGGTGACTTAATGCACACATGTGATGCTGTGCCTGTTGTAAATGAAAATGATACTGTAGAAAATGCTGTCAAAGAAATAAATGAGAAAAAATTTGGCTGCACTGCTGTTGTAGATAATAATAATAAACTTACAGGTATTATAACTGATGGTGATTTAAGACGGGCTATATCTAAATATTCATCAGTTCATCAGTTAAAAGTTCCTGAAATTATGACACGCAGTCCTAAAATGATTGTAAAATATGAGCTTGCTGCAAAAGCTCTTCATATTATGGAAGAATATAAAATATCTTCATTATTTATTATTGATAAAGAGCAGCATCCTGAGGGTATAATTCATTTTCAGGATTTATTAAAGTTTGGATTAGTATAA
- the glmM gene encoding phosphoglucosamine mutase, translating into MRKYFGTDGVRGRANIEPLTADFALKLGRAAAGLFKNNDTHRKIIIGKDTRLSCYMFENALVSGICSAGIDAVMVGVIPTPAIAFLTKSIRADAGVVISASHNPYYDNGIKFFNANGYKLADITEHEIERMIDNNEPALDPYSIGKAYRIEGIGRYVEFVKNTFPKNIDLKGLKIVVDCANGASYKAAPLALRELGAELILTNVEPNGTNINDNCGAVYPENMAKAVLEHGADVGISFDGDADRVVFSDEKGNIVDGDKIMGICAIDMMEQGTLKNNTIVATVMSNLGFEYSMNKKGIKLIRSQVGDRYVMEDMLKYNCNLGGEQSGHLIFSDFNTTGDGLISAMQVLGLLIKKGKSLSELCSFIETYPQVLNNVLVDKKVSLDELSNTSALILKIEKELGTSGRLLVRYSGTENKLRIMLEGKDEKIITAYAEEIAEMAVNEIQGKK; encoded by the coding sequence ATGAGAAAATATTTTGGAACAGATGGTGTTAGAGGCAGGGCTAATATTGAGCCATTAACTGCTGATTTCGCATTAAAACTGGGCAGAGCAGCTGCTGGTTTATTTAAAAATAATGATACTCACAGGAAAATTATTATAGGTAAAGATACACGGCTGTCCTGTTATATGTTTGAGAATGCATTGGTATCAGGTATTTGTTCTGCAGGTATTGATGCTGTCATGGTTGGTGTCATTCCAACACCTGCTATTGCATTTTTAACAAAATCAATTAGAGCAGATGCTGGTGTAGTAATTAGTGCATCACATAATCCGTATTATGATAATGGTATTAAGTTTTTTAATGCTAATGGTTATAAACTTGCAGATATTACAGAGCATGAAATTGAAAGGATGATAGATAATAATGAACCTGCATTAGACCCATATTCAATAGGTAAAGCATACAGAATAGAAGGTATAGGCAGATATGTGGAATTTGTAAAAAATACATTTCCTAAAAATATTGATTTAAAAGGGCTTAAAATTGTTGTTGATTGTGCAAATGGTGCATCATATAAAGCAGCACCACTTGCTTTAAGGGAGCTTGGTGCAGAGCTTATTTTAACTAATGTTGAACCAAATGGCACAAATATTAATGATAACTGTGGTGCTGTATATCCTGAAAATATGGCAAAAGCTGTTTTAGAGCATGGAGCAGATGTAGGTATATCTTTTGACGGCGATGCAGACAGGGTAGTTTTTTCAGACGAAAAAGGCAATATAGTTGACGGTGATAAAATTATGGGTATTTGTGCTATTGATATGATGGAGCAGGGCACATTAAAAAATAATACTATTGTTGCAACTGTTATGAGCAACCTTGGCTTTGAATACTCTATGAATAAAAAAGGCATTAAACTTATCCGCTCGCAAGTTGGGGACAGGTATGTTATGGAAGATATGCTGAAATATAACTGTAATCTTGGTGGGGAGCAGTCAGGTCATTTAATATTTTCAGATTTTAATACTACTGGTGATGGCTTAATAAGTGCTATGCAGGTGCTTGGTTTACTTATAAAAAAAGGCAAATCTTTATCAGAGCTTTGCAGTTTTATAGAAACATACCCACAGGTATTAAATAATGTTTTAGTTGATAAAAAAGTTTCACTTGATGAATTAAGTAATACTTCAGCATTAATCTTAAAAATAGAAAAAGAGCTTGGAACTTCTGGCAGACTGCTTGTAAGGTATTCTGGAACAGAAAATAAATTAAGAATTATGCTTGAAGGTAAAGATGAAAAAATAATTACTGCCTATGCAGAAGAAATTGCAGAGATGGCAGTAAATGAAATACAAGGTAAAAAGTAA
- the lptA gene encoding lipopolysaccharide transport periplasmic protein LptA: protein MYYNHKYFIILILILSAPFFMGADIKNKTIKPTSPVKIQANEMRYYGTERKSTFHGNVVAVSDNYTLTSDDIVVFLNKDMDVSKIQCTGNVNFKSDDIVSISKRADLDHNKKVAVITGDVKVWQGENYLEGEKVFIYYEEERIVVDKGTEKRVTIIFKPENEGKK, encoded by the coding sequence ATGTATTATAACCATAAGTATTTTATAATATTAATACTTATTTTATCAGCACCATTTTTTATGGGAGCAGATATAAAAAATAAAACTATCAAACCAACATCGCCTGTTAAAATACAGGCAAATGAGATGCGGTATTATGGAACTGAACGCAAATCAACTTTTCATGGTAATGTGGTAGCTGTCAGTGATAACTATACACTTACTTCTGATGATATAGTAGTATTTCTTAATAAAGATATGGATGTTTCTAAAATACAATGCACTGGAAATGTAAACTTTAAAAGTGATGATATTGTTTCTATTTCAAAAAGAGCAGATTTAGACCATAATAAAAAAGTTGCAGTTATTACTGGTGATGTAAAAGTATGGCAGGGTGAAAATTATCTTGAAGGTGAAAAAGTTTTTATATATTATGAAGAAGAACGCATTGTAGTTGATAAAGGAACAGAAAAACGGGTAACAATAATATTTAAACCTGAAAATGAGGGTAAAAAATAG
- the lptB gene encoding LPS export ABC transporter ATP-binding protein — MALEVKDLKKSFKKRTVVNSVSLNISKGEIVGLLGPNGAGKSTSFYMIVGLLKPEKGSIILDGEDITKLPMYKRCKAGIGYLPQEASVFRKMTVYDNIMAALEFTYDNNKVRKERADVLISEFHLNHVAKSYGYALSGGERRRVEIARCLATEPDFILLDEPFAGIDPISVADIQEMVYSLKDRDIGVLITDHNVRDTLKITDRGYIITEGSVLTQGSPNDILSNKDVIDKYLGKGFSI, encoded by the coding sequence GTGGCTTTAGAAGTAAAAGACCTTAAAAAATCTTTTAAGAAAAGAACTGTTGTAAATAGTGTTTCTTTAAATATAAGCAAAGGTGAAATTGTTGGGCTTCTTGGCCCAAATGGTGCAGGTAAAAGCACATCATTTTATATGATTGTAGGGCTTTTAAAACCAGAAAAAGGCTCTATCATATTAGATGGTGAAGATATTACTAAACTTCCAATGTATAAAAGATGTAAAGCTGGTATTGGTTATCTTCCACAGGAAGCATCAGTATTTAGAAAAATGACAGTGTATGATAATATTATGGCTGCATTAGAATTTACTTATGATAATAATAAAGTCAGGAAAGAAAGAGCAGATGTGCTTATAAGTGAATTTCACTTAAATCATGTTGCAAAGAGTTATGGATATGCTTTATCAGGTGGTGAGAGAAGGCGTGTAGAAATTGCCAGATGTTTAGCAACTGAGCCTGATTTTATTCTGCTTGATGAACCTTTTGCAGGTATTGACCCTATCTCTGTTGCAGATATTCAAGAAATGGTATATTCTTTAAAAGACAGAGATATAGGTGTTTTAATTACTGACCATAATGTCCGTGATACATTAAAAATAACTGATAGAGGGTATATTATTACAGAAGGAAGTGTGCTTACACAGGGCTCACCAAATGATATACTTTCAAATAAAGATGTAATTGATAAATATTTAGGAAAAGGATTTTCTATTTAA
- a CDS encoding pyridoxine 5'-phosphate synthase has translation MIKLGVNIDHVATLRQARMNIEPEPVTAARIAEKAGADGITIHLREDRRHIQDKDVYDIKKAVSIPLNLEMACSDDIINIAIDVHPNTCTIVPEKRQEITTEGGLDAAGQYHLVADTVAKLQEKGIKVSLFIEPDKMQIEAAKKIGAEYIEIHTGLYANTESEAQKRELNRIKEAAVYAHSLGLIVNAGHGLNYTNTQSIAAVPYMHEFNIGHSIISRAVFTGLEEAVKEMIKIVKK, from the coding sequence ATGATAAAACTTGGAGTAAATATTGACCATGTGGCTACTCTGCGGCAGGCAAGAATGAATATAGAGCCTGAGCCTGTTACAGCTGCCAGAATTGCAGAAAAAGCAGGTGCTGATGGTATTACAATACATTTAAGAGAAGATAGAAGGCATATACAGGATAAGGATGTATATGATATTAAAAAAGCTGTTTCTATTCCATTAAATTTAGAAATGGCATGCAGTGATGATATTATTAATATTGCAATAGATGTGCATCCAAATACATGTACAATAGTTCCAGAAAAGCGTCAGGAAATAACAACAGAAGGTGGGCTTGATGCTGCTGGCCAGTATCATTTAGTTGCAGACACTGTTGCTAAGCTGCAGGAAAAGGGGATAAAAGTAAGTCTTTTTATAGAGCCAGATAAAATGCAGATTGAAGCTGCAAAGAAAATAGGTGCAGAATATATTGAAATCCATACAGGGTTATATGCAAATACTGAAAGTGAAGCACAAAAGCGGGAATTAAACCGTATAAAAGAAGCTGCTGTTTATGCTCATAGTCTTGGTTTGATTGTTAATGCAGGTCATGGGTTAAATTATACTAATACACAAAGTATAGCGGCAGTTCCTTATATGCATGAATTTAATATAGGACATTCAATAATTTCAAGAGCTGTTTTTACAGGTCTTGAAGAAGCAGTTAAAGAAATGATAAAAATAGTTAAAAAGTAG
- the hpf gene encoding ribosome hibernation-promoting factor, HPF/YfiA family, with translation MNITVNAKHITLTDAIRDYSEKKIQRIAKYFDDKMDIHVNLNVEKNMHIAEIFVNVKGMFLKGIEKSEDMYASIDMAVDKIERQVVKYKEKLISRKNIENRESMEDLKLSVYDYNEEHAIEEPTVVISKQIPAKPMDIEEAIMQMDLMNKNFFVFRNAENSEINVVYKRDDGKVGIIEP, from the coding sequence ATGAATATTACAGTTAATGCAAAACACATTACTCTTACAGATGCTATCAGAGATTATTCTGAAAAGAAAATCCAAAGAATAGCAAAATATTTTGATGATAAGATGGATATTCATGTTAATCTGAATGTTGAAAAAAATATGCATATTGCAGAAATATTTGTAAATGTAAAAGGAATGTTTTTAAAAGGGATAGAAAAATCTGAAGATATGTATGCTTCTATTGATATGGCTGTTGATAAAATAGAAAGGCAGGTTGTCAAATATAAAGAAAAACTTATATCTCGTAAAAATATAGAAAACAGAGAATCTATGGAAGATTTAAAACTTAGTGTTTATGACTATAATGAAGAACATGCCATAGAAGAACCAACTGTTGTTATTTCTAAACAAATACCAGCAAAACCAATGGATATTGAAGAAGCTATTATGCAGATGGATTTAATGAATAAAAACTTTTTTGTTTTCCGCAATGCAGAAAATTCTGAAATTAATGTTGTCTATAAAAGAGACGACGGTAAAGTTGGTATTATTGAACCATAA